The Candidatus Nezhaarchaeales archaeon genome includes a window with the following:
- a CDS encoding nucleoside 2-deoxyribosyltransferase: MIPLLVFIAGPIQGVEDKQEYRKVLKKLLEAHGYRVVDPWEREKVLYKAEEPGWWKEVPPRDFIKRDLEDIDRSDILLAYLPLLSAGTCMELFYAKMKGKRTIVICELKNPSPWILVHADELYGSIEEFKRALSGKPRSLRPTICGEANL, from the coding sequence GTGATACCCCTGCTGGTTTTCATCGCCGGTCCCATCCAAGGGGTGGAGGATAAACAGGAATACCGTAAAGTGTTAAAGAAGCTACTGGAGGCGCATGGCTATAGAGTAGTGGATCCTTGGGAACGTGAAAAGGTCTTGTATAAGGCTGAAGAACCAGGCTGGTGGAAGGAGGTACCGCCGAGAGACTTTATTAAGCGCGACCTAGAAGATATAGATCGATCTGACATCCTACTAGCCTACCTCCCATTACTTAGCGCTGGAACCTGCATGGAGCTCTTCTACGCTAAAATGAAAGGTAAGAGGACCATCGTTATATGTGAGCTTAAAAACCCGAGCCCATGGATACTAGTACATGCCGACGAGTTATACGGATCCATTGAAGAGTTTAAACGGGCTTTAAGCGGTAAGCCTAGAAGCCTTAGGCCGACAATATGTGGCGAAGCTAACCTTTGA